A window of the Apodemus sylvaticus chromosome 15, mApoSyl1.1, whole genome shotgun sequence genome harbors these coding sequences:
- the LOC127665521 gene encoding carbonyl reductase [NADPH] 1-like, which produces MSSCRRVALVTGGNKGIGFAITRDLCRKFSGDVVLTARDEARGRTAVQKLQAEGLSPRFHQLDIDSTQSIRALRDFLLKEYGGLDVLVNNAGIAFKMDDPTPFHIQAEVTMKTNFFGTQDVCKELLPLIKPQGRVVNVSSLASLWALKDCSPELQQKFRSDTITEEELVGLMNKFVEDTKKEVHAKEGWPNSAYGVTKIGVTVLSRIQARKLSEERRGDKILLNACCPGWVRTDMAGPNAPKSPEEGAETPVYLALLPPGAEGPHGQFVQDKKVEQW; this is translated from the exons ATGTCGTCCTGCAGGCGCGTGGCCCTGGTAACTGGAGGTAACAAGGGTATTGGTTTTGCGATCACTCGTGACCTATGTCGGAAATTCTCCGGGGACGTGGTGCTCACGGCACGGGACGAGGCGCGGGGCCGCACCGCAGTGCAGAAGCTGCAGGCGGAGGGCCTGAGCCCACGCTTCCACCAGCTGGACATCGACAGCACTCAGAGCATCCGCGCGCTGCGCGACTTCCTGCTCAAGGAGTATGGAGGACTGGACGTGCTGGTCAACAACGCGGGCATCGCCTTCAAGA TGGATGACCCCACTCCCTTCCACATTCAAGCAGAGGTGACAATGAAAACCAACTTCTTTGGTACACAAGATGTCTGCAAGGAGCTCCTCCCTCTAATAAAACCCCAAG GCAGAGTGGTGAATGTATCGAGCCTGGCAAGCCTCTGGGCCCTGAAGGACTGCAGCCCAGAGCTACAGCAGAAGTTTCGAAGCGACACCATCACAGAGGAGGAGCTGGTGGGGCTCATGAACAAGTTTGTGGAGGACACAAAGAAAGAAGTCCATGCGAAAGAAGGCTGGCCTAATAGTGCATATGGTGTCACCAAGATTGGAGTGACAGTCCTATCCAGAATCCAGGCCAGGAAGCTCagcgaggagaggagaggggacaagATCCTCTTGAACGCCTGCTGCCCTGGGTGGGTCAGAACCGACATGGCAGGACCAAACGCCCCCAAAAGCCCAGAAGAAGGAGCAGAGACCCCCGTGTACTTGGCCCTTTTGCCTCCGGGTGCAGAGGGGCCTCATGGGCAGTTTGTTCAAGATAAAAAAGTGGAACAATGGTGA
- the LOC127665522 gene encoding carbonyl reductase [NADPH] 1-like, whose protein sequence is MLSCRPVALVTGGNKGIGFEITRDLCRKFSGDVVLTARDEVRGRTAVQKLQAEGLSPRFHQLDIDSTQSICALRDFLLKEYGGLDVLVNNAGIAFKVDDPTPFHIQAEVTMKTNFFGTQDVCKELLPLIKPQGRVVNVSSKTSLWALKNCSPELQQKFRSDTITEEELVGLMNKFVEDTKKEVHAKEGWPNSAYGVTKIGVTVLSRIQARKLSEERRGDKILLNACCPGWVRTDMAGPNATKSPEEGAETPVYLALLPPGAEGPHGQFVQDKKVEQW, encoded by the exons ATGTTGTCCTGCAGGCCAGTGGCCCTGGTAACTGGAGGTAACAAAGGAATAGGCTTCGAGATCACGCGCGACCTATGTCGGAAATTCTCCGGGGACGTGGTGCTCACTGCGCGGGACGAGGTGCGGGGCCGCACCGCAGTGCAGAAGCTGCAGGCAGAGGGCCTGAGCCCACGCTTCCACCAGCTGGACATCGACAGCACTCAGAGCATCTGCGCGCTGCGCGACTTTCTGCTCAAGGAGTACGGAGGACTGGACGTGCTGGTCAACAACGCGGGCATCGCTTTCAAGG TGGATGACCCCACCCCCTTCCACATTCAAGCAGAGGTGACAATGAAAACCAATTTCTTTGGTACACAAGATGTCTGCAAGGAGCTCCTCCCTCTAATAAAACCCCAAG GCAGAGTGGTGAATGTATCAAGCAAGACGAGCCTCTGGGCCCTGAAGAACTGCAGCCCAGAGCTACAGCAGAAGTTTCGAAGCGACACCATCACAGAGGAGGAGCTGGTGGGGCTCATGAACAAGTTTGTGGAGGACACAAAGAAAGAAGTCCATGCGAAAGAAGGCTGGCCTAATAGTGCATATGGTGTCACCAAGATTGGGGTGACAGTCCTGTCCAGAATCCAGGCCAGGAAGCTCagcgaggagaggagaggggacaagATCCTCTTGAACGCCTGCTGCCCTGGGTGGGTCAGAACCGACATGGCAGGACCAAACGCCACCAAAAGCCCAGAAGAAGGAGCAGAGACCCCCGTGTACTTGGCCCTTTTGCCTCCGGGTGCAGAGGGGCCTCACGGGCAGTTTGTTCAAGATAAAAAAGTGGAACAATGGTGA